Below is a genomic region from Aphis gossypii isolate Hap1 unplaced genomic scaffold, ASM2018417v2 Contig01040, whole genome shotgun sequence.
aattatttatttggttaaATCGCTTCGATATTGACATAATCGCTGAATCCaaaatgactaaaaaatattgagttcGAAAATTTTGCTGTGGATCTTGAAGGGTTTCATCAACACTTTCATAACTAAAAcatcttttcttttttctgtAACGTACTTCATTAAATGTAGGCTTAATCTCAATAGAAATTGCTAGTTGATTGGCAGTTTCCATTGCTTTTTCAAATCCGTTGTCTCGGTATTTTTCAAGAAATACAATAAGACCTTTAAGCATGTTAGTTGAAACATCCAATTGCGTATTAGGATTCTGAAAATTCttacttacaatatttacttCTGTAAGTAGTTCATACCAAATAATTagacttaataaaaattcaaaacttccaacttcatttaacaatgataatgCTTCACTTTTAGTAATTGGGTCATCGGACGTCTCTAAAATTTCACTTAATGcatgcattatattttttacctgaAAACGTATGGCTTTGACACTATTAATCCTGCTTTCCCATCTGGTCTCGGACCATTGTTTTACAATGTATAGATTGCAGTGAGATTTGAATATGTCCCATCTATGAGTAGAcgctgaaaataaattatatattctaccAAGATatccaaaaaatgtaatcgCTTTAGTAGAACTCTTAGCAGAATTTCTTAAAACTAAGTTTAGACTGTGAGCAGAACATGGTACGAAGAAAGCTCTtggattattttgtaatattctaGACTG
It encodes:
- the LOC126555730 gene encoding zinc finger MYM-type protein 1-like, whose product is MIGLYKGVQSRILQNNPRAFFVPCSAHSLNLVLRNSAKSSTKAITFFGYLGRIYNLFSASTHRWDIFKSHCNLYIVKQWSETRWESRINSVKAIRFQVKNIMHALSEILETSDDPITKSEALSLLNEVGSFEFLLSLIIWYELLTEVNIVSKNFQNPNTQLDVSTNMLKGLIVFLEKYRDNGFEKAMETANQLAISIEIKPTFNEVRYRKKKRCFSYESVDETLQDPQQNFRTQYFLVILDSAIIKLKITPDDEIRKHCQDLQIILTDGEDKDIDAVDLFEELLILREMVDNNMTTSQTLKLVKNSLGSFSNVEVALRILLTIPIASAGAERSFSKLKLIKNFLRNSLSQFKLAGLALIAIESEIGDSLSLENILDTFAAQKARKKMF